A stretch of DNA from Arachis hypogaea cultivar Tifrunner chromosome 19, arahy.Tifrunner.gnm2.J5K5, whole genome shotgun sequence:
ttttgcttcTGATTAATAATGATTGAGTTTGCAGGGCGATTTCGAATTTTGCATTCTCGTTTGCAATTATATCGATTCTAACTGGAGTAACCACACTTTACAACAATGGCTTGAACTATGGTGGACCTGTTTCATTGGTCTACGGGTGGCTTATTGCTGGTGCTTTCACCATGTTTGTTGCTCTATCAATGGCTGAGATTTGTTCATCGTATCCAACTTCTGGTGGTCTCTACTATTGGAGTGCTAAGCTTGCTGGTCCATCATGGGCACCCTTTGCTTCTTGGATCACTGGTTGGTAAGTCAACCTTTTCCCCTTCTTTgcctttatatttttatttgcaaaTAGTATCCATCATGTGTTGATGTAATTAAATTCAAAGgaagctgcttgtttctttgttTTGCAATTTGATGACACTATAATGATATTCTATTAGAGAAGAAGATACTCACATCCTAGAATCAAGATTTTCTATGTTCAATTTTCAAGTTCTACTTCTTCTGTATCACTGCTGAATCAAAAGGCCAATCAATTTGGAGTACATTTAAGCCATTTAACTATTCAGTAGTACAATCATAATCATATATTCATACCAGGAATGCTAGGgaaccagcaacttttgtgatttgtaaccatcaagtaaccatcaatgatggttttaatggtgtgagattggtgtgagatttcatccaatggctcacttttctttactggttacatgctggccagaatttaacaaagttgctggccccctagactttttctaTTCGATATTATCATGTTCAGTTATAGTCAATGAAATTTCTGCCGCTTTAATTTCCCTGTTTTCTTTATTACCCAATTTTTAACTGTAGTTTTGAAAGTCTACTGCATTTAACCACCATTCTATTGATTCTATAACATCTCTTATTTACAGTATGTAAATATCTAATTTTGTAACTTCCCCTCATGCCATACACTTGAAAACGAGGTTTAACGCTTAATCTACATCATATCATATAAGTATAATCACTAGTTAATTGCACTCTTACATTTGCTGCAGGTTCAATATTGCTGGTCAGTGGGCAGTGACAACAAGCGTAGATTTCTCACTAGCACAACTGATTCAGGTTATTGTACTCCTTAGTACTGGTGGCAAAAATGGTGGAGGATATGAAGCATCTAAATATGTAGTTATTGCTATCCATGGGGGAATTTTGCTCCTCCATGGCATCATAAACAGCCTTCCTATCTCATTATTATCATTCTTGGGACAATTGGCCGCTTTCTGGAATATTTTAGGTATAGAACAAGGACATACCTATTtgatctttatttaatttttgaatgaattGATTAGTTCTAAGTTCATTTCTCAGTTTTGAGTCTCTAATTTGGAACGGCTAAAAATTTGAAGGTGTTTTTGTGCTTATGATTCTGATTCCAACTGTTGCAACGGAAAGAGCTAGTGCCAAGTTTGTTTTCACTCATTTCAATGCTGATAATGGTGCTGGAATCAGTAGCAAACCCTATATATTTTTGCTGGGACTTCTGATGGCTCAATATACACTAACTGGATATGATGCATCAGCTCATATGGTAAATCTTTTCTACTATTTACAATGAATATACTTCCTCTTAAAACATTTCAGTTCTAATTTGCTCTTGATTTTCCACTGTGATTAAGAGTTTAGGACTAAGATCATTTCTTGTTTACACTTGTGTTTTCAATTTTCAGACAGAGGAAACCAAAAATGCTGATGAAAATGGACCAAAAGGAATTATCACAGCTGTTGCAATATCCATTATTGTTGGATTCGGTTACATACTAGGAATTACCTTTGCAGTTACTAACATCCCTTACCTGTTGAGTGAAGACAATGATGCTGGTGGATATGCCATTGCTCAAATATTTTATATGGCATTCAAGAAAAGATATGGCCATGGATTTGGGGGTATTATGTGCTTGGTGATTATTGCTATTGCCATATTTTTCTGTGGTATGAGTTCAGTTACCAGCAACTCAaggtaactaactaactaaccaatGCGTTTGGGATTAGTGTTTCATTCATTAGCTACTTGCAAATttacaatgcatgaaatttttgtaGGATGACTTATGCTTTCTCAAGAGATGGAGCCATGCCATTTTCATCATTGTGGCATAAAGTTAATAAGCAGGATGTCCCTATAAATGCAGTTTGGCTTTCTGTTGTTATAGCATTTTGCATGGCCCTAACGGTATGTATTGAATTCTGTTACCTggtattatttttaattgattttatgtCTTTTTATAACAAAATGTAATTTCTGTGTATTGCAGTCTTTGG
This window harbors:
- the LOC112776614 gene encoding amino-acid permease BAT1 homolog; amino-acid sequence: MTLPSHVAPDNGGGGSVPLDSGHARLQELGYKQELKRDLSAISNFAFSFAIISILTGVTTLYNNGLNYGGPVSLVYGWLIAGAFTMFVALSMAEICSSYPTSGGLYYWSAKLAGPSWAPFASWITGWFNIAGQWAVTTSVDFSLAQLIQVIVLLSTGGKNGGGYEASKYVVIAIHGGILLLHGIINSLPISLLSFLGQLAAFWNILGVFVLMILIPTVATERASAKFVFTHFNADNGAGISSKPYIFLLGLLMAQYTLTGYDASAHMTEETKNADENGPKGIITAVAISIIVGFGYILGITFAVTNIPYLLSEDNDAGGYAIAQIFYMAFKKRYGHGFGGIMCLVIIAIAIFFCGMSSVTSNSRMTYAFSRDGAMPFSSLWHKVNKQDVPINAVWLSVVIAFCMALTSLGSLVAFEAMVSIATIGLYIAYALPIFFRVTLAAKYFVPGPFNLGRFGLVVGWVAVLWVLTISVLFSLPVSYPITIKTLNYTPVAVGCLLILVVSYWIISGRHWFKGPVTNLKY